TCAGATGGAATTTGACCCATACTCGCTTGTTGTCCGCATTAACCATGCTGAACGTATGACTTCCGAAGCCGTGCATGTGGCGGTATGAAGCGGGAATCCCACGATCGCTCATGACGATAGTCACCTGGTGGAAGGCTTCTGGGAGGGATGTCCAGAAGTCCCAGTTGTTTTTTGCGCTCCGCATATTTGTGCGAGGGTCCCGCTTGACGGCATGGTTGAGATCCGGGAATTTGAGAGGATCTCGCAGAAAGAAGACAGGCGTGTTGTTGCCGACGAGATCCCAATTGCCTTGTTCCGTGTAAAATTTGATGGCAAATCCGCGGATATCACGTTCGGCATCGGCTGCTCCGCGTTCTCCGGCGACGGTTGAGAAACGGATGAGCAAATCCGTTTTCTTGCCGATTTCCGAAAACAGGGCGGCACGCGTGTATTTCGTAATGTCATGGGTTACAGTAAAGGTGCCAAATGCTCCGGAACCTTTGGCGTGCATGCGGCGTTCCGGAATGACCTCGCGGTCAAAATGTCCAAGTTTTTCAAGGAACCAGATATCCTGAAGCAGCATTGGACCGCGAGGCCCGGCTGTGAGCGAGTTTTCATTGTCGGTTACGGGAACTCCGGCAGCCGTCGTCAATTTTTTTTCTTCATCCATGGATGATAGTATGGCTGTTTCTCGAGATTAATCAATAATTATTCTAATTAAAAATTGGAATATCCTTGGTGAAGCCGATTTTCCCGCGAATTCAAGGAAACTACACTGTACACAGGTTATTTCGACTGCTCCGATGGTTAGACAGGGGAAAAACTGTCTTTGTTCACGATTCTTTCTTGTCGTTGGAGAGAAGATAGAGGCGTTTCTCTTCATGCAATCTGAAAGCGGACATTCCACTCATAATCCATTTTTTCTGGGAGGAATAGATGCCATAAATCAGGCCCAAGGTGAACAAAATAGAGGTAATCAGGAGGAGATCGCTGATATACATGTTCATATAATAATTTTTAATGATATGGATGGAAGGATCAGCCATGCTGTTGATTTTCAATGCAAACTGGAAATCTCTTATACTGGCTGTTTGACTGGCGATCTCGGCACCCCACCAGGCCAGGATGAACAATGACCCTGTTTTCATCCTGGATATTTCGGAATTTTTACTGAGATTCCAGATGCGCTTGACGCACATGTAGGGTTTCCACAAGTTAATGAAAGGAATGAAGAAGTAGTAAACACTCTGAGCTCTCGTGAAGTCGACTTTTCCGGAGGCATGGCGGATAGCGTTGGAGGCACTTCTCCAAATCCAGATGAAGAAAACGAGACGGTAAACAAGGAGGATTCCGGTTTGTATCAATCCTGAAATCTCGGGTTCATCCAAGTGCTGCAGAATGTCAATAGATTGCATCAAGGTATCTTCTGCAATTTCCTGGGTTGATTGACCATTGATGAAGTTATTTTGCTGCTGGACGATATCAAGAGCGTCTATGACTTTGCTTTCGCTTATGATGTCCGGGGTGTAAAGGGCGATCACAATGGCTGATAAAATCACGAGAAGGAGTGATAGCGTTCCGATTGGTTTGTGGGAGTTGTCATTCGAGTGAATGGTCGGGGAGTCAGGAGAAGAGACGGACATGATGAAGAAAGGATAGGGTACTATGAGACAATGCATTGGATGCCGTATCAATAAAAAAATGTGGTTTTTAGGCAATTGTCGGCTCGGAAAACAAAAAACCGCCTCTCTCGATAAGAGAGGCGGTTGTGAGAGGATTGCTGATGGATTAGTTGCCCGATTTGCCGAGCTTGTATCCGGCGAAGGTATCCGTATTGTAAAGCGGCTGGTTTTCATCGACTTTGTAGCCGATGTTTTTACGGATTTCGATGAGGCCTTTCATGCCTTCTTCCCCGATTTGCTTGAGGGGTTCTTTATGACCTGCTGCCAAAAGAATGATGCGGCAGTAGGCATCCGCATTTTCCATAAACCAGTGGGCTTCTTCGGCATGGCGGGCGCCTGTGATCACGCCGTGATTTTCCATGAAGACAACATCGGATTTTCTAGCTGCCTTGGCAACTGCCGCCGCCGTCGCTGGCGAACCGGGTGTACCGTAGGGAGCCAAGGCAATGTGACCGAGGAAAATGTCTGCTTCGGAATTGATGCCGGACGGGGGAACGATCCCGGCGATCAGGAAGGCATTGCAATGTGGCGGATGGGCGTGGATACAGGAATTACAGCCGATTTCCTTCATCATGGCGAGGTGGGTTTTTACTTCGCTGGTAGCAGGGCGAATACCTGCTTTTTGCCTTCCTTCCATGTCAACCAGGCAAATGTCTTCCGGCTTCATGAAGCCTTTGGAGCACAATGTCGGAGTGCAGAGAACGAGGTTGTGGGCGACGCGTACGGAAATATTGCCTCCGTTGCCGTCGACGTATTCCCGAGCCCACATGCGGCGTCCGATGTCGCACATGCGTTCTTTGATGACTTCGATTTCCGGGCTGTGGAAGAAAGCTTCTACTTCTTCCCTAGTGACAGGATTGTATTGTTCCCAAGGGAAAACCTTATTGGGAAGAGGGGGGGATATGGACCAATCTTCAGACATAATCTTGGTGGAATAAGTGAAAATAGATATTTTGACCGAATGGCGCGATAGCTTTTTTCAGAAGCGATGGCGGATGGCGGGTCATTCACATGACAAGGCCTTTAACAATGCGGGATTGCCGGGGCTGATCTTGTAAACAGGACAGAGTCTAGACCATGCCGAGGAAAATTCAATAGCCAATTCAAAAGCCTGGAATTTCATGACATTAAAGAGGGGAAGCGGATTGATGCCGCTTCCCCTCTTTAATTGTTTTTTGTTTTTTATTGATCGCTGTTGCTGAGATCGTTGTATATCTCCATGGCCTCGTCGACGCTAAGGTTTTGGTGGAGAAGGGCACTGACGGCCTGGATCATGGCTACCGGGCATTCGCTTTGGAAGACATTGCGTCCCATGTCGACGCCGGCGGCACCGTCATTGATGGCCTTGTAGCAAAGTTCGAGGGCTTCCCGTTCCGGGAGTTTCTTGCCTCCGGCAATGACGATAGGAACTGGAGTAGCGGCCACGACATTGGCGAAGCCGTCACAATAGTAGGTTTTGACGATGTTGGCTCCGTTTTCGGCACAAATGCGGGACGCAAGACCGAAGTAGCGGGAGTCACGGGCCATGTCCTTGCCGACAGCCGTCACCCCCATGACGGGAATGCCATATTTACTGCCGAGATCAGCCATGCGGTACAGGTTTGATATGGTTTTGGCTTCTGTGGAAGGATCTCCCATGGAGACCATGACCGCCATGGCGGAGACATCCATGCGGATGGCATCTTCAATATCGATGATGACATTGTCGTTAAGTTGAGTCAGGATGCTGGACCCCGCATCGGATCGGAGGCAGATAGGTTTGTCAAGGCTCGGAGGGACGCTGGATTGGAGGATTCCCCGTGAACACATGAGGCAGTCGGCATACTGCATCAGAGGGGCTATATTGAGGTCGATCCGTTCTACTCCGGAAGTAGGCCCCATGATGAATCCGTGGTCAAATGCCAGCATGACGGCTCTGCCGGATTGCGGGTTGAAGATGCGGCTCATTCTGTGCTTCATCCCCCAGGAGAGATTTTCCGCGCCTTTGACATAAAAGGGGGCTTGCTTTGCAGTAGGGATGCCGATTCCGAAGCGGCTCCCTTCTCTAAGGTCGTCTAAGTCAGCCATAATGTTTGGTGTAAGTAGGATTTGGTGGTGTGTGAAAATTATTGAAGCGCCTGTGCGAAGGCATTGAACATGCAGGACCAGGAAGAAGCTCCGGAGTCCATGAACCCGATGGATTTTTCCCCATAGTTTCTGGCT
This is a stretch of genomic DNA from Akkermansia sp. N21116. It encodes these proteins:
- the lsrF gene encoding 3-hydroxy-5-phosphonooxypentane-2,4-dione thiolase, with amino-acid sequence MADLDDLREGSRFGIGIPTAKQAPFYVKGAENLSWGMKHRMSRIFNPQSGRAVMLAFDHGFIMGPTSGVERIDLNIAPLMQYADCLMCSRGILQSSVPPSLDKPICLRSDAGSSILTQLNDNVIIDIEDAIRMDVSAMAVMVSMGDPSTEAKTISNLYRMADLGSKYGIPVMGVTAVGKDMARDSRYFGLASRICAENGANIVKTYYCDGFANVVAATPVPIVIAGGKKLPEREALELCYKAINDGAAGVDMGRNVFQSECPVAMIQAVSALLHQNLSVDEAMEIYNDLSNSDQ
- a CDS encoding DUF4328 domain-containing protein, encoding MSVSSPDSPTIHSNDNSHKPIGTLSLLLVILSAIVIALYTPDIISESKVIDALDIVQQQNNFINGQSTQEIAEDTLMQSIDILQHLDEPEISGLIQTGILLVYRLVFFIWIWRSASNAIRHASGKVDFTRAQSVYYFFIPFINLWKPYMCVKRIWNLSKNSEISRMKTGSLFILAWWGAEIASQTASIRDFQFALKINSMADPSIHIIKNYYMNMYISDLLLITSILFTLGLIYGIYSSQKKWIMSGMSAFRLHEEKRLYLLSNDKKES
- a CDS encoding class II aldolase/adducin family protein — translated: MSEDWSISPPLPNKVFPWEQYNPVTREEVEAFFHSPEIEVIKERMCDIGRRMWAREYVDGNGGNISVRVAHNLVLCTPTLCSKGFMKPEDICLVDMEGRQKAGIRPATSEVKTHLAMMKEIGCNSCIHAHPPHCNAFLIAGIVPPSGINSEADIFLGHIALAPYGTPGSPATAAAVAKAARKSDVVFMENHGVITGARHAEEAHWFMENADAYCRIILLAAGHKEPLKQIGEEGMKGLIEIRKNIGYKVDENQPLYNTDTFAGYKLGKSGN